The genomic DNA GAAGGAGTTGAGGTTCCACTTGGGCAGCATGGAACGCACCTTGCCCGCGAGGGCAGGGTTGGCGACGAGATAGCCGAAGCGGATGCCGTGCAGGCCGAAGTTCTTGCCGAGGCTGCGCAGCACGATGACGTTGGGGCGCATCACCGCGTCCTCGACCACGCTCGGTTCGTTCTCCGCGTCGGCGAACTCCAGGAACGACTCGTCGATGACGATCAGGTCCAGGTCCGCCATCGCGTCCATGAACTGGATCAGCGACTGGCGGGGGATGAAGCCGCCGTCGGGGTTGTTCGGGTTGCAGATGACGGCGACCCGGGTGCCGCGGGCCCGTATGAACTCGGCGTACTGGGCGAGGTCGAGGGCGAAGCCGCTGGACTCCTGGAGCGGGAACATGTCGACGCGCTTGCCGGTCTCCATCGGCTGGTCGGTCCAGCGGCCGAAGGTGGGGACGGGGATGGCGAGGGACTCGCGGACCAGCAGATGGTCGATCCAGGTGATGAGTTCGGTGGATCCGTTGCCCATCGCGACGCACTGCGGCGGCAGCTGGAGCAGATTGCACAGCTCGGCCGTGATGGTGTCCGCGCTGCTCGGGTAGTACGTGATGATCTCCCGCAACCGGCCGGCCAGGTCGTCGAACATGGCGGGCGTCGGGAAGTACGGGTTGCAGGGAATACAGAAGTCCACCGGGCCGGCCCCGTCGCTCTCCCGCGTCAGCGCGGCCATCGACGGGCTGTGCGCCGACGTGCTGCGGAACAGCGAGGTGACGTTTTCGGCCATGGAACCTCCGTAGGGGACGGGCCCGCTGGGGAGGACGGGCCCTCCGTCTTTGGGTGGCCCGTGCGGGGGAGCACGGGCCACCCACTCATACGGATACGGAGGTGGCGCTGTTCAACTGGTGTGAATGAAGTGTGACTTCGGGAACCCCGAAGCCCCGCGGCGCGTCAGGCGTCGAACCCGCGGCGCGTCAGGCGTCGAACGAGTGCACCGTCGAGCTGCGGTAGGTCTCGCCCGGCCGCAGCACCGTCGACGGGAACGCCGGCTGGTTCGGCGAGTTGGGGAAGTGCTGGGTCTCCAGGCACAGCGCGTCGCCCTGGCGGTAGATGTGCCCGCCGGGGCCGACCAGTGTGCCGTCCAGGAAGTTGCCGGAGTAGAACTGAAGGCCCGGCTCGGTCGTCGCGATCCTCAGCGTGCGGCCCGAGGACGGGTCCCGGAGCGTCGCGACGTGCGCGGGCTTCGCCGTGATCCCCTTGTCGAGGACCCAGTTGTGGTCGATGCCCTTGCCGTACAGGAGCTGCTGGTTCGCCTCTCGGATGTCCTCGCCGACGGTCTTCGTACGGCGGAAGTCGAAGGGGGTGCCCGCGACCTTGGCCAGCTCACCGGTGGGGATCAGGCCCGAGTCGACGGGGGTGTAGCGGGCGGCGGCGATCTTCAGTTCGTGGTCGTAGATCGAGCCGCTGCCCTCGCCCGCCAGGTTCCAGTAGACATGGCTGGTGAGGTTGACGACGGTGGCCTTGTCGGTGGTGGCCTCGTAGTCGATGCGCCAGTCGCCGTGCCTGGTCAGCGTGTAGGTGACCTTCGCCTTGAGCGTGCCCGGGTAGCCCATCTCGCCGTCGACGCTCGTGTAGTACAGGTGCAGGCCCACGTCCGAACCGGAGGTGAAGCCCTCGATGTCCCAGGGGCGCTTGTCGAAGCCCTTGGCGCCGCCGTGCAGGCTGTTGACCCCGTCGTTGACGGACAGCTGGTAGGACTTGCCGTCGAGGTCGAACCGGCCCTTGGCTATACGGTTTCCGTACCGGCCGATGAGCGCGCCGAAGTACGGGGTCTTCGCGACGTAGTCCTCGATGGTGGCGAAGCCCAGCGACACGTTCTTGTAGCGGCCGTGCCGGTCCGGGA from Streptomyces avermitilis MA-4680 = NBRC 14893 includes the following:
- a CDS encoding aldose epimerase family protein, producing MELNRRTLIAGTAAAGIAATTLGGTAQAAPGSGRPVKELFGKLADGTKIYRWSLENGGTRLKVLSYGGIVQSLEIPDRHGRYKNVSLGFATIEDYVAKTPYFGALIGRYGNRIAKGRFDLDGKSYQLSVNDGVNSLHGGAKGFDKRPWDIEGFTSGSDVGLHLYYTSVDGEMGYPGTLKAKVTYTLTRHGDWRIDYEATTDKATVVNLTSHVYWNLAGEGSGSIYDHELKIAAARYTPVDSGLIPTGELAKVAGTPFDFRRTKTVGEDIREANQQLLYGKGIDHNWVLDKGITAKPAHVATLRDPSSGRTLRIATTEPGLQFYSGNFLDGTLVGPGGHIYRQGDALCLETQHFPNSPNQPAFPSTVLRPGETYRSSTVHSFDA